The Vicinamibacterales bacterium DNA window CCCTCGCGCTCCTGGTTCGTGGCGGATGCCGAGGCCGCCGGACCGGTCAGCGACTACAAGGCGCTCGTCTGCGTGTACCTGTTCGGGGGGAACGACTGCAACAACACCGTCATCCCGCTCGACAACGCCCGCTACACGCAGTACCAGACCATCCGTGCCGGGCTGACCCTGTCGGCCTCGCAGCTCACGGCGCCCATCGCCGACGCGGCCAGCAACCCCTACGGGCTCCATGTGAGCTTGGCGCCGCTGCAGGCGCTCTTCGGCACCGGGCGCGTCGCCGTGGTCCTCAACACCGGCCAGCTCGAACGCCCGCTGACCCGCGCGCAGTACCAGTCGGGCGTGCTGGCGCCGAGCAACCTCTTCTCCCACTCCGACCAGACGATCCAGGCGCAGACCGGCACCTCGAACTACACGATCGGGGGCTGGGGCGGCCGACTGCTCGACGTCTTCGGCACGACCGACACGCTCGGGGCCGTGTCCGTGTCGTCCCCGGCGCCGTGGCTGCAGAGCGGTGGCGGCGCGCCGAACGTCATTCCGCCCGGCGCCAACATCGGCCTGTCGGGCATGAACTTCTGGCCGCCGGCGGCGGCGGCCGCGCGCAAGCAGGCCGTCACGCAGATGCTCGCGCTCGATGGCGGCAGCCCGATCCGGGCCGCCGCGAACACCGCGTTCGACAACGGGCTGCAGCTGGCGGCCTCGCTCGAGGCCATCGGCGACGTGGGCGGCCTGAGCACGGTGTTCCCCGGGTCGAACCTGGGCAACCAGATGGAAGAGGTCATCCAGCTGATTCGGCTCCGGTCGCAGCTGGGGCCGGGCCGCCAGGTGTTCTTCTGCGACATCGGCAGCTTCGACACGCACACCTCGCAGAGCTTCACCCACAGCTCGCTCCTGGGCGATCTCGCCAACTCGATGAAGGCCTTCTACGACGCCACCGTCGAGATCGGCATGGCGCAGCAGATCACGGCCTTCACCCAGTCCGAATTCGGCCGCACGCTGCAGCCGAACGGCACGGGCAGCGACCACGCCTGGGGCGGCCATCAGTTCGTGGTGGGCGGCGCGGTCAAGGGCGGCATCTACGGCCAGTTCCCGCAGCTCGCCCTCGGCGGGCCGGACGACTCGGGCAATCGCGGCGCCTGGATTCCGACGATCTCCACGTCGCAGTTCGGAGCGACGCTCGGCAAGTGGTT harbors:
- a CDS encoding DUF1501 domain-containing protein; the encoded protein is MADAEAAGPVSDYKALVCVYLFGGNDCNNTVIPLDNARYTQYQTIRAGLTLSASQLTAPIADAASNPYGLHVSLAPLQALFGTGRVAVVLNTGQLERPLTRAQYQSGVLAPSNLFSHSDQTIQAQTGTSNYTIGGWGGRLLDVFGTTDTLGAVSVSSPAPWLQSGGGAPNVIPPGANIGLSGMNFWPPAAAAARKQAVTQMLALDGGSPIRAAANTAFDNGLQLAASLEAIGDVGGLSTVFPGSNLGNQMEEVIQLIRLRSQLGPGRQVFFCDIGSFDTHTSQSFTHSSLLGDLANSMKAFYDATVEIGMAQQITAFTQSEFGRTLQPNGTGSDHAWGGHQFVVGGAVKGGIYGQFPQLALGGPDDSGNRGAWIPTISTSQFGATLGKWFGASPGELAVAFPNLAQFPSTDVGFML